The genome window GTAGCCTCGGTGAAGGCTACATCGACTGCATTAAGACGGGTCCAGACAATGGCCATAATGAGGCTGTATGCACCCATGATTATGGTTGCACTCAGGAGATCCATCATCTCTATAACGACAATTGCGCATACAACGAGAAGAAGGAGGAGCAAAACATCAATAATCATTCCTTGAACCTCCTTCTTTATCCCCTTTTTTCCAATGTTTTAAACCGACTACTAATGCGGCATTTGCCAGTGCATGAGTTGCAGTAGGATTGGCAATGAAAACAAATGCGATAATAATGAGTAGTTTTAAGCTAACCAATGAAAAGCCCTCGTAAACAATCAGGCCGAGCAGCACCATGGCAAGCCCCATAGTATCGCATTTGCCCGCAGCATGGATTCTTGAATAGAAATCAGGAAAACGAACCAGACCTATGGCTGCCACAAAAATGAAGAAGCAGCCTGTAAAGATAAAAATCCCTGCAATAATACTTATTATTTCCATTAGTCCAGCCTTCCTGATTCACGGAATTTGAGAAAGGCAATGGTTGCGATAAAGTTAATGAGGGCATAGACGAGGGCAATATCCATGAAGTGGGGCCTTTCATAAATATAGCCAATAAGCGCTATGAGTGCCACAGTCTTTGTGCCTATTACGTTAACAGAGAGGACCCTGTCACACACTCTGGGACCAATGATTGCCCGGTAGAGTA of Deltaproteobacteria bacterium contains these proteins:
- a CDS encoding monovalent cation/H+ antiporter complex subunit F, which gives rise to MFSAAAIIIIISVMIVLYRAIIGPRVCDRVLSVNVIGTKTVALIALIGYIYERPHFMDIALVYALINFIATIAFLKFRESGRLD
- the mnhG gene encoding monovalent cation/H(+) antiporter subunit G, whose translation is MEIISIIAGIFIFTGCFFIFVAAIGLVRFPDFYSRIHAAGKCDTMGLAMVLLGLIVYEGFSLVSLKLLIIIAFVFIANPTATHALANAALVVGLKHWKKGDKEGGSRNDY